The Phoenix dactylifera cultivar Barhee BC4 chromosome 15, palm_55x_up_171113_PBpolish2nd_filt_p, whole genome shotgun sequence genome contains a region encoding:
- the LOC103705837 gene encoding paired amphipathic helix protein Sin3-like 4 isoform X2, which produces MSSQLKRPNISRADPSGQTHMAPAPAAGSAPKLTTSDALAYLKAVKDIFQDKREKYDEFLEVMKDFKSQRIDTNGVIVRVKELFKGHRDLILGFNTFLPKGYEIKLPEEKRPVEFEEAINFVNKIKNRFQNDEHVYKSFLDILNMYRRENKSIQEVYQEVAALFQNHHDLLEEFTHFLPDASATVASQHGAPARPFIRPERSSVMPTMRHAHGDKRERTYNSHADRDLSVDCPDPEHDRQRRRSEKEKDRKEDRDKRDRERDEKDLEHDSRDLDNTQRRRKLSSRRVDDSVGEHLHHGGEAAENFGTYSISASSFDDKNALKSMYTQEFNFCERVKEKLHPETYQEFLKCLHIYSKEIITRTELKNLVSDILEKYPDLMDGFNEFLAHCENIDGFLAGVFNKTSLRNEGHVARPVKLEDTDRDREHERDERERDHERERVDKGAAYNSKDMASQKTPFYSNKEKYNLCKPISELDLSNCQRCTPSYRLLPKNHPIPPSSHRTDLGASILNDVWVSVTSGSEDYSFKHMRKNQYEESLFRCEDDRFELDMLLESVNVTTKHVEELLEKIQDNTIKPESPIRIEDHFTSLNLRCIERLYGDHGLDVMDVLRKNASLGLPVILTRLKQKQEEWSRCRADFNKVWAEIYAKNYHKSLDHRSFYFKQQDTKSLSTKALLSEIKEINEKKRKEDDVLLAIAAGNRRPIVPNMEFEYVDSDIHEDLYQIIKYSCGEVCASSDQLDKVMRIWTSFLEPMLGVQPRPQGAEDTGDVVKPKTRAVKNSMANVGESNSSPGTDGAAAAKQSNGDESVPPEQAVSCRVRLANGDAAVTDNGFHDVDRTARRGDNLSGAPLHGRVQGNAHTADEVSGATVQTASTEKLTDNVSPAGRAEPGHTRSNLEITSGVSAPTSKAAQSGNETAVELRSSNEVLPSSKGGDGGRPNRPANGGCPAESNKLHGLGEGSAVHNNFKVEREEGELSPNGDFEEDNFVAFEDAAMGASPKPKDSSASRQYQVRPGEVEACCGEAAGENDADADDEGEESAQRSTEDSENASEAGEDVSGSESGDGEECSREDHEEEEEDADRDDQDAKAESEGEAEGMADANDAEGEITSMPFSERFLHTVKPLAKHVPAALRDKEDKCSRIFYGNDSVYVLFRLHQTLYERILSAKTNSSAAEKKWRTSKNTSPPDLYAKFMSALYNLLDGSADNTKFEDDCRSIIGTQSYVLFTLDKLIYKVVKQLQAIASDEMDKKLLHLYLYEKSRKPGNFSDLVYHENARVLLHDESIYRFERTSNPTQLSIQLMEYGHEKPEVTAVSIDPNFSAYLYNDFLSNASDRKGTHDVFLKRNKRKFGSDDEYPTTCKVMDGIQVVNGLECKISCNSSKVSYVLDTEDFLFRVRKKRRCSKGGTASIQDLFTRAYDVKRQRFQQFLSKS; this is translated from the exons CTCTGGGCAAACCCACATGGCGCCGGCACCGGCGGCCGGTAGTGCTCCGAAGCTGACGACAAGCGATGCCCTTGCCTATTTGAAAGCTGTGAAGGATATATTTCAGGACAAAAGGGAAAAATacgatgaatttcttgaagtcATGAAGGACTTCAAGAGCCAAAG AATTGATACGAACGGGGTTATTGTGAGGGTGAAGGAACTGTTTAAGGGGCATCGAGATCTGATCCTAGGCTTTAACACCTTCTTGCCCAAGGGGTATGAGATCAAGCTTCCCGAGGAAAAGAGGCCTGTCGAATTCGAAGAGGCCATTAATTTTGTAaacaaaataaag AATCGTTTCCAGAACGATGAACATGTTTACAAGTCATTCTTGGATATTCTGAATATGTATAGGAGGGAGAACAAATCTATCCAGGAAGTCTATCAGGAG GTAGCGGCTCTCTTTCAGAATCATCATGATCTATTGGAGGAATTCACACACTTTCTGCCTGATGCCTCAGCAACAGTGGCTTCACAACATGGAGCACCTGCTAGACCCTTTATTCGTCCTGAAAGGAGCTCTGTGATGCCTACAATGAGGCATGCTCATGGGGATAAG AGGGAAAGAACTTATAACTCACATGCTGATCGCGACCTTAGTGTCGACTGTCCTGATCCAGAGCACGACAGGCAAAGGAGACGTtctgaaaaggaaaaagataggAAAGAAGATAGAGACAAAAGAGATCGTGAGCGGGATGAGAAGGATTTAGAACATGATAGCAGAGATTTGGACAACACACAGCGCAGACGTAAACTTTCTAGTAGAAGGGTAGATGACTCTGTTGGCGAGCACTTGCATCATGGTGGGGAAGCTGCTGAAAACTTTGGAACATATAGCATTTCAGCTTCATCTTTTGATGATAAGAATGCTTTGAAGA GTATGTACACTCaagaatttaatttctgtgaaaGAGTAAAGGAGAAGTTGCATCCTGAAACATACCAGGAGTTCTTGAAATGCCTTCACATATACAGCAAGGAAATTATTACCAGAACTGAACTGAAGAATTTG GTGAGTGATATCCTTGAAAAGTATCCAGATCTTATGGATGGTTTCAATGAATTTTTGGCCCATTGTGAGAACATAG ATGGATTTCTTGCAGGCGTGTTCAATAAAA CATCATTGCGGAATGAAGGACATGTGGCTAGACCAGTTAAGCTAGAGGATACAGACAGAGACAGGGAGCATGAAAGGgatgagagggagagagaccATGAAAGGGAAAGAGTTGACAAAGGTGCTGCCTATAATTCTAAAGACATGGCATCTCAGAAGACTCCTTTCTACTCAAACAaggaaaaatataatttatgcaAGCCAATTTCAGAGCTTGACCTCTCAAACTGTCAGCGATGTACCCCCAGTTACCGTCTTCTCCCAAAAAAT CATCCAATTCCTCCTTCGAGCCACAGGACTGACCTTGGTGCATCAATACTGAATGATGTCTGGGTATCGGTGACATCTGGAAGTGAGGATTATTCTTTTAAGCACATGCGCAAAAACCAATATGAAGAAAGCTTATTTAGATGTGAAGATGATAG ATTTGAGCTGGATATGTTATTGGAGTCAGTGAATGTGACTACTAAGCATGTTGAGGAATTGCTAGAAAAGATTCAGGACAATACAATCAAACCGGAGAGTCCAATTCGCATTGAAGACCATTTTACTT CGCTAAACTTGAGATGCATCGAAAGATTATATGGTGATCATGGCTTGGATGTGATGGATGTTCTACGCAAAAATGCGAGTCTTGGATTGCCTGTCATATTAACTCGTCTGAAGCAAAAGCAAGAGGAATGGTCAAGATGTCGGGCTGATTTCAATAAAGTTTGGGCTGAAATTTATGCCAAGAACTATCACAAATCGCTTGATCATCGTAGTTTCTATTTCAAGCAACAGGACACAAAGAGCTTGAGCACGAAAG CTTTGTTGTCTGAGATCAAAGAAATTAATGAGAAGAAACGGAAAGAGGATGATGTGCTTCTTGCTATTGCCGCTGGAAATCGGCGGCCTATAGTCCCCAATATGGAATTTGAGTATGTGGATTCAGATATTCATGAAGACCTGTATCAGATCATTAAGTATTCATGTGGAGAAGTTTGTGCATCCTCAGACCAATTGGACAAAGTAATGAGAATATGGACAAGCTTTTTGGAGCCAATGTTGGGTGTTCAACCTCGGCCTCAAGGTGCAGAGGATACTGGGGATGTGGTGAAACCTAAGACTCGTGCTGTCAAAAATAGTATGGCGAATGTTGGGGAAAGCAATAGCAGCCCTGGCACCGATGGTGCTGCCGCTGCCAAGCAAAGTAATGGTGATGAAAGCGTTCCACCAGAACAAGCAGTTTCATGCAGGGTGAGGTTGGCAAATGGGGATGCAGCAGTTACTGATAATGGTTTTCATGATGTTGATCGCACTGCTCGCCGAGGTGATAATCTCTCTGGTGCTCCACTTCATGGAAGGGTGCAGGGCAATGCTCACACAGCTGATGAAGTGTCTGGGGCAACTGTGCAAACTGCTTCTACTGAGAAGTTGACAGATAATGTTTCTCCTGCTGGTAGAGCTGAACCAGGTCATACTAGAAGCAACCTAGAAATTACCTCAG GTGTTAGTGCTCCAACTTCAAAAGCTGCTCAGTCTGGAAATGAGACGGCAGTTGAGCTCCGATCTAGTAATGAAGTTTTACCTTCTTCAAAG GGAGGGGACGGTGGGAGGCCAAATAGACCTGCAAATGGTGGTTGCCCCGCTGAAAGTAACAAATTGCATGGACTTGGTGAAGGTTCTGCTGTCCATAATAACTTTAAAGTTGAGAGGGAAGAGGGTGAATTATCACCTAATGGAGATTTTGAAGAGGATAATTTTGTAGCTTTTGAAGATGCTGCTATGGGTGCATCACCGAAACCAAAGGACAGTTCTGCTAGCAGACAGTACCAAGTCAGACCTGGAGAAGTGGAGGCCTGTTGCGGCGAGGCAGCGGGAGAAAATGATGCAGATGCTGATGATGAGGGCGAGGAAAGTGCTCAAAGGTCTACAGAGGACAGTGAAAATGCGTCAGAGGCTGGTGAGGATGTTTCAGGCAGTGAATCTGGTGATGGGGAGGAGTGTTCTCGTGAAGATcatgaggaagaagaggaagatgcAGATCGTGATGATCAGGATGCTAAGGCTGAAAGCGAGGGTGAAGCTGAAGGAATGGCTGATGCAAACGATGCTGAGGGAGAAATAACGTCAATGCCATTTTCAGAACGTTTTCTACATACAGTTAAGCCTCTTGCAAAACATGTACCTGCTGCCTTACGTGATAAGGAAGATAAATGCTCGCGGATCTTTTATGGAAATGATTCAGTTTATGTGCTGTTTAGGCTTCATCAG ACTTTGTATGAGAGAATACTCTCAGCAAAGACAAATTCATCAGCTGCTGAAAAGAAATGGAGGACTTCGAAGAATACAAGCCCTCCAGACTTATACGCCAA ATTTATGAGTGCACTTTACAACCTACTCGATGGTTCTGCTGACAATACCAAGTTTGAAGATGATTGCCGTTCTATCATTGGGACACAATCATATGTACTTTTCACATTGGATAAGTTGATATATAAAGTTGTTAAGCAG CTTCAAGCAATTGCCTCAGATGAAATGGACAAGAAGCTTCTTCACCTCTATTTATATGAAAAGTCAAGGAAACCCGGAaatttttcagatctagttTATCATGAAAATGCTCGTGTCCTCCTTCATGATGAAAGTATATATCGTTTTGAGCGT ActtcaaatccgactcaattatCTATCCAACTAATGGAATACGGACATGAAAAGCCTGAAGTGACCGCTGTTTCTATAGATCCTAATTTTTCAGCTTATCTGTATAATGATTTTttgtcaaatgcttcagatCGAAAGGGTACACATGATGTCTTCCTGAAAAG GAATAAACGCAAATTTGGAAGCGACGATGAGTATCCTACCACTTGCAAGGTGATGGATGGGATTCAAGTTGTCAATGGCTTGGAATGCAAGATATCATGCAATTCCTCTAAG GTTTCTTATGTTCTAGATACAGAAGATTTCTTATTTCGTgtgagaaagaagaggagatgtTCCAAGGGAGGCACTGCATCTATCCAAGACCTATTCACTAGAGCGTATGATGTAAAAAGACAGCGATTTCAACAGTTCCTGTCCAAATCTTAA
- the LOC103705837 gene encoding paired amphipathic helix protein Sin3-like 4 isoform X1, translating into MSSQLKRPNISRADPSGQTHMAPAPAAGSAPKLTTSDALAYLKAVKDIFQDKREKYDEFLEVMKDFKSQRIDTNGVIVRVKELFKGHRDLILGFNTFLPKGYEIKLPEEKRPVEFEEAINFVNKIKNRFQNDEHVYKSFLDILNMYRRENKSIQEVYQEVAALFQNHHDLLEEFTHFLPDASATVASQHGAPARPFIRPERSSVMPTMRHAHGDKRERTYNSHADRDLSVDCPDPEHDRQRRRSEKEKDRKEDRDKRDRERDEKDLEHDSRDLDNTQRRRKLSSRRVDDSVGEHLHHGGEAAENFGTYSISASSFDDKNALKSMYTQEFNFCERVKEKLHPETYQEFLKCLHIYSKEIITRTELKNLVSDILEKYPDLMDGFNEFLAHCENIDGFLAGVFNKTSLRNEGHVARPVKLEDTDRDREHERDERERDHERERVDKGAAYNSKDMASQKTPFYSNKEKYNLCKPISELDLSNCQRCTPSYRLLPKNHPIPPSSHRTDLGASILNDVWVSVTSGSEDYSFKHMRKNQYEESLFRCEDDRFELDMLLESVNVTTKHVEELLEKIQDNTIKPESPIRIEDHFTSLNLRCIERLYGDHGLDVMDVLRKNASLGLPVILTRLKQKQEEWSRCRADFNKVWAEIYAKNYHKSLDHRSFYFKQQDTKSLSTKALLSEIKEINEKKRKEDDVLLAIAAGNRRPIVPNMEFEYVDSDIHEDLYQIIKYSCGEVCASSDQLDKVMRIWTSFLEPMLGVQPRPQGAEDTGDVVKPKTRAVKNSMANVGESNSSPGTDGAAAAKQSNGDESVPPEQAVSCRVRLANGDAAVTDNGFHDVDRTARRGDNLSGAPLHGRVQGNAHTADEVSGATVQTASTEKLTDNVSPAGRAEPGHTRSNLEITSGVSAPTSKAAQSGNETAVELRSSNEVLPSSKGGDGGRPNRPANGGCPAESNKLHGLGEGSAVHNNFKVEREEGELSPNGDFEEDNFVAFEDAAMGASPKPKDSSASRQYQVRPGEVEACCGEAAGENDADADDEGEESAQRSTEDSENASEAGEDVSGSESGDGEECSREDHEEEEEDADRDDQDAKAESEGEAEGMADANDAEGEITSMPFSERFLHTVKPLAKHVPAALRDKEDKCSRIFYGNDSVYVLFRLHQTLYERILSAKTNSSAAEKKWRTSKNTSPPDLYAKFMSALYNLLDGSADNTKFEDDCRSIIGTQSYVLFTLDKLIYKVVKQLQAIASDEMDKKLLHLYLYEKSRKPGNFSDLVYHENARVLLHDESIYRFERTSNPTQLSIQLMEYGHEKPEVTAVSIDPNFSAYLYNDFLSNASDRKGTHDVFLKRNKRKFGSDDEYPTTCKVMDGIQVVNGLECKISCNSSKVFSLYIHVSYVLDTEDFLFRVRKKRRCSKGGTASIQDLFTRAYDVKRQRFQQFLSKS; encoded by the exons CTCTGGGCAAACCCACATGGCGCCGGCACCGGCGGCCGGTAGTGCTCCGAAGCTGACGACAAGCGATGCCCTTGCCTATTTGAAAGCTGTGAAGGATATATTTCAGGACAAAAGGGAAAAATacgatgaatttcttgaagtcATGAAGGACTTCAAGAGCCAAAG AATTGATACGAACGGGGTTATTGTGAGGGTGAAGGAACTGTTTAAGGGGCATCGAGATCTGATCCTAGGCTTTAACACCTTCTTGCCCAAGGGGTATGAGATCAAGCTTCCCGAGGAAAAGAGGCCTGTCGAATTCGAAGAGGCCATTAATTTTGTAaacaaaataaag AATCGTTTCCAGAACGATGAACATGTTTACAAGTCATTCTTGGATATTCTGAATATGTATAGGAGGGAGAACAAATCTATCCAGGAAGTCTATCAGGAG GTAGCGGCTCTCTTTCAGAATCATCATGATCTATTGGAGGAATTCACACACTTTCTGCCTGATGCCTCAGCAACAGTGGCTTCACAACATGGAGCACCTGCTAGACCCTTTATTCGTCCTGAAAGGAGCTCTGTGATGCCTACAATGAGGCATGCTCATGGGGATAAG AGGGAAAGAACTTATAACTCACATGCTGATCGCGACCTTAGTGTCGACTGTCCTGATCCAGAGCACGACAGGCAAAGGAGACGTtctgaaaaggaaaaagataggAAAGAAGATAGAGACAAAAGAGATCGTGAGCGGGATGAGAAGGATTTAGAACATGATAGCAGAGATTTGGACAACACACAGCGCAGACGTAAACTTTCTAGTAGAAGGGTAGATGACTCTGTTGGCGAGCACTTGCATCATGGTGGGGAAGCTGCTGAAAACTTTGGAACATATAGCATTTCAGCTTCATCTTTTGATGATAAGAATGCTTTGAAGA GTATGTACACTCaagaatttaatttctgtgaaaGAGTAAAGGAGAAGTTGCATCCTGAAACATACCAGGAGTTCTTGAAATGCCTTCACATATACAGCAAGGAAATTATTACCAGAACTGAACTGAAGAATTTG GTGAGTGATATCCTTGAAAAGTATCCAGATCTTATGGATGGTTTCAATGAATTTTTGGCCCATTGTGAGAACATAG ATGGATTTCTTGCAGGCGTGTTCAATAAAA CATCATTGCGGAATGAAGGACATGTGGCTAGACCAGTTAAGCTAGAGGATACAGACAGAGACAGGGAGCATGAAAGGgatgagagggagagagaccATGAAAGGGAAAGAGTTGACAAAGGTGCTGCCTATAATTCTAAAGACATGGCATCTCAGAAGACTCCTTTCTACTCAAACAaggaaaaatataatttatgcaAGCCAATTTCAGAGCTTGACCTCTCAAACTGTCAGCGATGTACCCCCAGTTACCGTCTTCTCCCAAAAAAT CATCCAATTCCTCCTTCGAGCCACAGGACTGACCTTGGTGCATCAATACTGAATGATGTCTGGGTATCGGTGACATCTGGAAGTGAGGATTATTCTTTTAAGCACATGCGCAAAAACCAATATGAAGAAAGCTTATTTAGATGTGAAGATGATAG ATTTGAGCTGGATATGTTATTGGAGTCAGTGAATGTGACTACTAAGCATGTTGAGGAATTGCTAGAAAAGATTCAGGACAATACAATCAAACCGGAGAGTCCAATTCGCATTGAAGACCATTTTACTT CGCTAAACTTGAGATGCATCGAAAGATTATATGGTGATCATGGCTTGGATGTGATGGATGTTCTACGCAAAAATGCGAGTCTTGGATTGCCTGTCATATTAACTCGTCTGAAGCAAAAGCAAGAGGAATGGTCAAGATGTCGGGCTGATTTCAATAAAGTTTGGGCTGAAATTTATGCCAAGAACTATCACAAATCGCTTGATCATCGTAGTTTCTATTTCAAGCAACAGGACACAAAGAGCTTGAGCACGAAAG CTTTGTTGTCTGAGATCAAAGAAATTAATGAGAAGAAACGGAAAGAGGATGATGTGCTTCTTGCTATTGCCGCTGGAAATCGGCGGCCTATAGTCCCCAATATGGAATTTGAGTATGTGGATTCAGATATTCATGAAGACCTGTATCAGATCATTAAGTATTCATGTGGAGAAGTTTGTGCATCCTCAGACCAATTGGACAAAGTAATGAGAATATGGACAAGCTTTTTGGAGCCAATGTTGGGTGTTCAACCTCGGCCTCAAGGTGCAGAGGATACTGGGGATGTGGTGAAACCTAAGACTCGTGCTGTCAAAAATAGTATGGCGAATGTTGGGGAAAGCAATAGCAGCCCTGGCACCGATGGTGCTGCCGCTGCCAAGCAAAGTAATGGTGATGAAAGCGTTCCACCAGAACAAGCAGTTTCATGCAGGGTGAGGTTGGCAAATGGGGATGCAGCAGTTACTGATAATGGTTTTCATGATGTTGATCGCACTGCTCGCCGAGGTGATAATCTCTCTGGTGCTCCACTTCATGGAAGGGTGCAGGGCAATGCTCACACAGCTGATGAAGTGTCTGGGGCAACTGTGCAAACTGCTTCTACTGAGAAGTTGACAGATAATGTTTCTCCTGCTGGTAGAGCTGAACCAGGTCATACTAGAAGCAACCTAGAAATTACCTCAG GTGTTAGTGCTCCAACTTCAAAAGCTGCTCAGTCTGGAAATGAGACGGCAGTTGAGCTCCGATCTAGTAATGAAGTTTTACCTTCTTCAAAG GGAGGGGACGGTGGGAGGCCAAATAGACCTGCAAATGGTGGTTGCCCCGCTGAAAGTAACAAATTGCATGGACTTGGTGAAGGTTCTGCTGTCCATAATAACTTTAAAGTTGAGAGGGAAGAGGGTGAATTATCACCTAATGGAGATTTTGAAGAGGATAATTTTGTAGCTTTTGAAGATGCTGCTATGGGTGCATCACCGAAACCAAAGGACAGTTCTGCTAGCAGACAGTACCAAGTCAGACCTGGAGAAGTGGAGGCCTGTTGCGGCGAGGCAGCGGGAGAAAATGATGCAGATGCTGATGATGAGGGCGAGGAAAGTGCTCAAAGGTCTACAGAGGACAGTGAAAATGCGTCAGAGGCTGGTGAGGATGTTTCAGGCAGTGAATCTGGTGATGGGGAGGAGTGTTCTCGTGAAGATcatgaggaagaagaggaagatgcAGATCGTGATGATCAGGATGCTAAGGCTGAAAGCGAGGGTGAAGCTGAAGGAATGGCTGATGCAAACGATGCTGAGGGAGAAATAACGTCAATGCCATTTTCAGAACGTTTTCTACATACAGTTAAGCCTCTTGCAAAACATGTACCTGCTGCCTTACGTGATAAGGAAGATAAATGCTCGCGGATCTTTTATGGAAATGATTCAGTTTATGTGCTGTTTAGGCTTCATCAG ACTTTGTATGAGAGAATACTCTCAGCAAAGACAAATTCATCAGCTGCTGAAAAGAAATGGAGGACTTCGAAGAATACAAGCCCTCCAGACTTATACGCCAA ATTTATGAGTGCACTTTACAACCTACTCGATGGTTCTGCTGACAATACCAAGTTTGAAGATGATTGCCGTTCTATCATTGGGACACAATCATATGTACTTTTCACATTGGATAAGTTGATATATAAAGTTGTTAAGCAG CTTCAAGCAATTGCCTCAGATGAAATGGACAAGAAGCTTCTTCACCTCTATTTATATGAAAAGTCAAGGAAACCCGGAaatttttcagatctagttTATCATGAAAATGCTCGTGTCCTCCTTCATGATGAAAGTATATATCGTTTTGAGCGT ActtcaaatccgactcaattatCTATCCAACTAATGGAATACGGACATGAAAAGCCTGAAGTGACCGCTGTTTCTATAGATCCTAATTTTTCAGCTTATCTGTATAATGATTTTttgtcaaatgcttcagatCGAAAGGGTACACATGATGTCTTCCTGAAAAG GAATAAACGCAAATTTGGAAGCGACGATGAGTATCCTACCACTTGCAAGGTGATGGATGGGATTCAAGTTGTCAATGGCTTGGAATGCAAGATATCATGCAATTCCTCTAAGGTGTTCAGTCTATATATTCAT GTTTCTTATGTTCTAGATACAGAAGATTTCTTATTTCGTgtgagaaagaagaggagatgtTCCAAGGGAGGCACTGCATCTATCCAAGACCTATTCACTAGAGCGTATGATGTAAAAAGACAGCGATTTCAACAGTTCCTGTCCAAATCTTAA